From Flaviflexus ciconiae:
TCGACAACGTTTGTGCGGTGCAGGCGCGGCTCGCGAACGAGGGAATCGGGAAGGGCGACCACGTTGCCCTGATCGGCCTGAACTCCATCGAATGGCTGGAAGCATTTTTCGGGATTATGAGGGCCGGTGCCGTCGCGGTGCCGATCTCCCACAAGTTCCCGGTCTCCGTCCTGCAGTACGTTCTGGAGAACTCCGAGTCGAAACTGGTCCTCGCGGATCGCGCGGATCGCTTACCGGAGGGAAATGCTGTTCCCTTCCGTCTCCTCGATTCCTTCGCCGCCGAGGCCGGTAAGAAAGAGGAACTACCTGCCCCTGCTCCCGTCGATCCGGCGGATCCCGCGATGGTTCTCTATACCTCCGGCTCTACCGGCAAGCCGAAGGGTGTTGTGCGCTCCCACGGATCCCACCTGTGGATCATGGAGCAGGGTGAGAAAGCCTCCGACGGTGCATTCCGATCGATCCTCGTTGCGGCGCCGCTCTACCACATGAACGGGTTAGCAACGGTTCAGGGAGCCCTCGTGCACGGTGACCGCATTGTTCTTCAGCCGCAGTTTGATGCTCGCGGATTCCTGCAGGCAATCGCCGATCACGGCGTCACGAAGCTGACCGGCGTGCCCCCGATGATGGCACTCGCGCTACGAGAAAAGGACCTGATTCGGTCCCTTGACCTGTCCTCGTTAACCGAGAACTTCTTCGGATCAGCCCCGCTGACCGATGAGCTCATTGCGGACATTGAGGCGGCATTCCCGAACGCAAAGCTAGCGATTTCGTACGGCACGACGGAGTCGGGCCCGGTTGCCTTTTCTCCCCATCCCGACGGTCGGCCCACCCCGAAGAACTCGGTGGGCGTTGCCCACCCCGCAGTGCGCGTGCGGCTCCTCGACGCGGACGGTAGCGTTCTGGTGGATGAAGGTATGGGAGGAAAGGGCCCTGCTGGCCCTGCGATCGGTAATCTTGCCGTTGGTTCTCCCGCCGAGCTGAGTCTCTACCTGAACCGACCGGACCTTGCTCGTCCGATTGATACTGACGGCTTCTACCGCTCGGGTGATCTGTTCCGCAGGGACGAGGACGGCTTCTACTACTTCACGGGACGGGTTGATGACATGTTTGTCTCCGGCGGCGAGAACGTTCATCCCGCTGCCGTTGAGGCTGCTCTCGTTGAACATCCCGGTGTTCGTGAAGCTGCAGTGGTGCCGGTCGCTGATGAGATGAAGGGTGCCAAGCCCGTCGCGTTTGTTGTCCGACAAGATGGCACCGGGACGACCGAAGAGGAGCTTAAGGCGTGG
This genomic window contains:
- a CDS encoding class I adenylate-forming enzyme family protein, which gives rise to MQARLANEGIGKGDHVALIGLNSIEWLEAFFGIMRAGAVAVPISHKFPVSVLQYVLENSESKLVLADRADRLPEGNAVPFRLLDSFAAEAGKKEELPAPAPVDPADPAMVLYTSGSTGKPKGVVRSHGSHLWIMEQGEKASDGAFRSILVAAPLYHMNGLATVQGALVHGDRIVLQPQFDARGFLQAIADHGVTKLTGVPPMMALALREKDLIRSLDLSSLTENFFGSAPLTDELIADIEAAFPNAKLAISYGTTESGPVAFSPHPDGRPTPKNSVGVAHPAVRVRLLDADGSVLVDEGMGGKGPAGPAIGNLAVGSPAELSLYLNRPDLARPIDTDGFYRSGDLFRRDEDGFYYFTGRVDDMFVSGGENVHPAAVEAALVEHPGVREAAVVPVADEMKGAKPVAFVVRQDGTGTTEEELKAWVLDRMEPYAHPRRVFFTDSFPLSGTNKVDKNALAARAAELTGDQGADS